In the Sediminibacter sp. Hel_I_10 genome, one interval contains:
- a CDS encoding glucose-1-phosphate adenylyltransferase, with protein sequence MINNKVLSIILGGGQGSRLYPLTEKRSKPAVPIAGKYRLVDIPISNCINSDIKRMFVLTQFNSASLNKHIKNTYNFSFFSSAFVDVLAAEQTIKSGEWFQGTADAVRQSMHHFLEHDFEYALILSGDQLYQMDFNDMIARHERNGAQISIATLPVTAKDATSFGILKTNEDNLITSFIEKPNTEALRGWESDVSEDMQRSGRHYLASMGIYIFNKDLLVKLMDEPDTVDFGKEIIPQSIHKYKTFSYQYEGYWTDIGNIDSFFEANLGLTDAIPQFNLYDDHQRIYTHARILPTSKISGTLLNQTVIADGCIIHAERIERSVIGIRSRIGKGTKISNCYMMGNDSYESLQFIEENNIDTFMGVGERCAINNAIIDKNCRVGDDVIIDGSKHNEDSETENYVIKDGIVVVKKGAKIPSGTVI encoded by the coding sequence ATGATAAATAATAAAGTGCTCTCCATAATTTTAGGAGGCGGACAAGGTTCAAGATTATATCCCTTAACAGAGAAACGCTCAAAGCCAGCGGTGCCAATTGCAGGAAAATATCGTTTGGTAGATATTCCTATTTCTAACTGCATCAACTCAGACATTAAGCGCATGTTTGTTTTAACTCAGTTCAATTCTGCATCATTAAACAAGCACATCAAGAACACCTATAACTTTAGCTTTTTTAGCTCAGCTTTTGTAGACGTCTTAGCGGCAGAGCAGACCATTAAAAGCGGTGAGTGGTTTCAAGGTACTGCAGATGCTGTGCGCCAAAGCATGCATCACTTTTTGGAGCATGATTTTGAATATGCACTTATTTTATCTGGAGATCAACTCTATCAAATGGATTTTAATGATATGATTGCCAGACATGAACGTAATGGTGCCCAGATTTCAATCGCGACCTTACCTGTAACTGCAAAGGATGCAACATCATTTGGTATTTTAAAAACAAATGAAGACAACTTAATTACGTCATTTATAGAAAAACCAAATACTGAAGCCCTGAGAGGTTGGGAGTCTGATGTAAGTGAAGACATGCAACGCAGCGGGAGACATTATTTAGCTTCTATGGGCATTTACATCTTTAATAAAGATTTACTGGTAAAACTTATGGATGAGCCCGATACGGTTGACTTCGGAAAAGAGATTATTCCACAATCCATCCATAAATACAAAACCTTTAGTTATCAGTATGAAGGCTACTGGACAGATATTGGTAATATCGACTCATTCTTTGAGGCGAACTTAGGGCTTACTGACGCTATTCCGCAGTTCAACCTTTATGATGATCATCAACGTATTTATACCCACGCAAGGATTTTGCCGACTTCAAAAATTTCAGGAACGCTTTTGAACCAGACCGTCATCGCTGATGGCTGTATTATTCATGCCGAAAGAATTGAACGTTCTGTAATTGGCATTCGTTCTAGAATAGGAAAGGGCACTAAAATCTCTAATTGTTATATGATGGGTAATGACAGTTATGAATCACTTCAGTTTATAGAGGAAAATAACATTGATACGTTTATGGGTGTTGGAGAGCGCTGTGCCATCAATAATGCAATTATAGATAAAAACTGTCGTGTTGGTGATGATGTGATCATTGACGGCAGTAAACATAACGAAGACTCCGAAACCGAGAATTATGTGATTAAAGATGGAATTGTTGTGGTGAAGAAGGGCGCAAAAATACCA
- the glgA gene encoding glycogen synthase: MKALFYTREFPPYVYGGAGVHVEYLAAELAKLMPMEVRSFGDQNDISKNLKVKGFEFENADFDSADGKLKAVLQTLRTCVNMNIDPVDADIVHCHTWYAHFAGIVAKLCYGTPLVITTHSLEPLRPWKREQLGRGYEASSWIEKTAIEMADAVIAVSEETKTDLLHHFNVDPEKIKVIYNGINLKEYAVTSQTNTLTQYGVNLEKPYVLFVGRITRQKGIIHLVNAIQHIDKDTQIVLCAGAPDTKEIAAEMKASVDAVKQERDNVIWIADMLPKPQVIELYSHAAVFCCPSIYEPFGIINLEAMACETAVVASAVGGIKEVVVQDETGYLVPVAQQKEAPFEPMDPEEFSKDLASAINKVVNDKDLQAAMGKAGRARVEAIFDWSAIAKQVQELYQTLIHTHDDK, from the coding sequence ATGAAGGCATTATTTTATACAAGAGAGTTTCCACCTTATGTTTATGGTGGTGCAGGTGTTCATGTTGAGTATTTAGCTGCGGAGTTGGCGAAGTTGATGCCTATGGAGGTGCGCAGTTTTGGAGACCAAAATGATATTTCAAAAAATTTAAAGGTAAAAGGTTTTGAATTTGAGAATGCAGATTTTGATTCTGCAGATGGCAAATTGAAGGCGGTATTGCAAACCTTAAGAACTTGCGTGAACATGAATATTGATCCCGTTGATGCTGATATTGTACATTGCCACACTTGGTATGCCCATTTCGCAGGGATTGTAGCTAAACTTTGCTACGGTACGCCTTTGGTCATTACTACACATTCCTTAGAGCCTTTAAGACCATGGAAAAGGGAGCAATTGGGCAGAGGCTATGAAGCCTCCTCTTGGATAGAGAAAACGGCAATTGAAATGGCAGATGCCGTGATTGCTGTTTCCGAGGAGACCAAGACAGATTTGCTGCATCATTTTAATGTGGATCCTGAAAAGATCAAGGTGATTTACAATGGGATCAATCTAAAGGAATATGCGGTCACCAGTCAAACAAACACGCTAACACAATATGGGGTTAATTTAGAAAAACCCTATGTCTTATTTGTTGGACGCATAACCAGGCAAAAAGGAATTATTCATTTGGTAAACGCCATACAGCATATTGATAAGGATACTCAAATTGTACTGTGTGCTGGCGCCCCAGATACTAAAGAAATTGCTGCAGAAATGAAAGCCAGTGTAGATGCTGTAAAACAAGAGCGTGATAATGTGATTTGGATTGCAGACATGCTGCCAAAACCACAAGTCATTGAGTTGTATTCTCATGCCGCCGTATTTTGCTGTCCTTCTATTTATGAACCATTCGGAATCATTAATCTAGAAGCGATGGCTTGTGAAACAGCGGTTGTAGCAAGCGCCGTTGGTGGCATTAAGGAAGTGGTTGTGCAAGATGAAACTGGATATCTCGTGCCAGTAGCGCAACAAAAAGAGGCGCCTTTTGAACCCATGGATCCAGAAGAATTCTCAAAAGATTTGGCCAGTGCCATCAATAAAGTGGTAAATGATAAAGATTTACAGGCTGCAATGGGTAAAGCCGGTAGAGCTCGAGTTGAAGCTATTTTTGATTGGTCTGCCATTGCGAAACAAGTACAAGAATTATATCAAACTTTAATACATACTCATGATGATAAATAA
- the msrB gene encoding peptide-methionine (R)-S-oxide reductase MsrB has translation MKKIIAICAISLFVSCNSSAQKKKTENYEVQKTEAEWKQELTAEEFYVLWEEGTERAFTSPLNNEKRTGTYHCAACDTPVFESEHKFDSGTGWPSFDRAIEGNVAYKADGNRTEEHCATCGGHLGHVFNDGPRATTGKRHCINGVALDFEPEK, from the coding sequence ATGAAAAAAATCATTGCTATTTGCGCCATAAGTTTATTTGTTAGCTGTAATTCATCAGCCCAGAAAAAAAAGACAGAAAACTACGAGGTTCAAAAAACCGAAGCGGAGTGGAAACAAGAACTCACTGCCGAAGAATTTTATGTGCTTTGGGAAGAAGGCACAGAACGCGCCTTTACGAGTCCGCTGAATAATGAAAAACGTACAGGCACGTATCATTGTGCAGCTTGTGATACCCCTGTGTTTGAAAGTGAACATAAATTTGACTCTGGTACAGGATGGCCAAGTTTTGACAGAGCTATTGAGGGCAATGTCGCTTATAAAGCTGATGGTAATAGAACTGAAGAGCACTGCGCCACTTGCGGTGGCCATTTGGGACATGTCTTTAATGATGGCCCAAGAGCAACTACAGGAAAACGCCATTGCATCAATGGTGTGGCTTTAGATTTTGAACCTGAAAAATAA
- the lpdA gene encoding dihydrolipoyl dehydrogenase — translation MSKYDIIVLGSGPGGYVTAIRASQLGFKTAIVEKESLGGVCLNWGCIPTKALLKSAQVFEYLKHAEDYGLSVTDAKHDFDAVVKRSRGVADGMSKGVQFLMKKNKIDVIEGFGKLKTGKKIDVDGTEYSADHIIIATGARSRELPSLPQDGKKVIGYRKAMTLEKQPKKMIVVGSGAIGVEFAYFYNSMGTEVTIVEYLPNIVPVEDEEVSKQLERSFKKSGIKIMTSSEVTKVDTSGDGVKATIKTKKGEETLEADIVLSAVGIKSNIENIGLEDVGIAVDRDKILVNDYYQTNIPGYYAIGDVTPGQALAHVASAEGILCVEKIAGQHVEKLDYGNIPGCTYCSPEIASVGLTEKQAKDQGLDVKIGKFPFSASGKASASGAKDGFVKVIFDAKYGEWLGCHMIGAGVTDMIAEAVLGRKLETTGHEVLKAVHPHPTMSEAVMEAVAAAYDEVIHL, via the coding sequence ATGAGTAAATACGATATCATAGTACTTGGAAGTGGCCCTGGAGGTTACGTTACGGCCATTAGAGCATCACAGCTAGGCTTTAAAACAGCCATTGTTGAAAAAGAAAGCCTTGGAGGTGTTTGTTTGAATTGGGGATGTATCCCAACTAAAGCGCTTTTAAAATCTGCTCAAGTATTTGAATATCTGAAACATGCCGAAGATTATGGTTTATCTGTTACAGATGCCAAACACGATTTTGATGCCGTTGTTAAGCGTAGTCGTGGTGTTGCAGACGGGATGAGTAAGGGTGTTCAATTCCTTATGAAAAAAAACAAAATTGATGTTATAGAAGGCTTTGGAAAATTAAAAACCGGTAAAAAAATTGATGTTGACGGTACAGAATACAGTGCCGACCATATCATAATTGCCACAGGTGCACGTTCTAGAGAGTTGCCAAGTTTACCGCAAGATGGTAAAAAAGTGATTGGCTATAGAAAAGCGATGACTCTAGAGAAGCAACCTAAGAAGATGATTGTTGTTGGATCTGGTGCTATTGGTGTTGAGTTTGCTTACTTCTATAATTCTATGGGAACTGAAGTTACCATAGTAGAATACTTACCAAACATTGTTCCTGTTGAAGACGAAGAGGTATCTAAACAATTAGAGCGTAGCTTTAAGAAAAGCGGGATTAAAATAATGACTTCTTCTGAAGTTACTAAAGTAGACACCTCTGGAGATGGTGTTAAAGCCACTATTAAGACGAAAAAAGGCGAAGAAACACTTGAAGCTGATATCGTTTTATCAGCAGTAGGGATCAAATCAAATATAGAGAACATTGGTTTAGAAGATGTTGGGATTGCAGTTGATAGGGATAAAATTTTAGTCAACGATTACTACCAAACCAACATTCCTGGATATTATGCTATTGGCGATGTTACGCCTGGTCAAGCTTTAGCTCACGTGGCTTCTGCCGAAGGTATTTTATGTGTTGAAAAAATTGCTGGACAGCATGTTGAAAAATTAGACTACGGAAATATTCCTGGGTGTACGTATTGTTCTCCTGAAATTGCCTCGGTTGGATTGACCGAAAAACAAGCGAAAGATCAAGGTCTCGATGTAAAAATTGGTAAGTTTCCATTCTCTGCGTCTGGTAAAGCAAGTGCTTCTGGAGCCAAAGACGGTTTTGTAAAAGTGATCTTTGATGCTAAATACGGCGAATGGTTAGGCTGCCATATGATTGGCGCAGGCGTTACAGACATGATTGCAGAAGCGGTTTTAGGCCGTAAATTAGAAACTACAGGTCATGAAGTGCTAAAAGCAGTTCACCCACACCCTACGATGAGTGAGGCTGTGATGGAAGCTGTTGCAGCAGCTTACGATGAAGTCATACATCTATAA
- a CDS encoding HAD family hydrolase, which produces MEDKSYKEYLEQITTFILDVDGVLTDGTVTIMTNGDMLRSMNIKDGYALKTAIDAGFNVCIISGGSNLGVQKRLEGLGITDIYLGAHQKVNQFREYLKSKNIKAEHVLYMGDDIPDVPVMKLVALPTCPQDAAIEVKGISKYVSHKLGGKGAVRDVIEQVMKVQDKWDGNFEAKYD; this is translated from the coding sequence ATGGAAGATAAAAGTTATAAAGAATATTTAGAGCAAATCACCACCTTTATTTTAGATGTTGATGGAGTGCTTACAGATGGTACTGTGACCATAATGACCAATGGAGACATGCTTAGGAGTATGAATATAAAAGACGGTTATGCTTTAAAAACAGCTATAGATGCCGGCTTTAACGTCTGTATCATTTCTGGAGGGAGTAATCTTGGCGTTCAAAAACGATTAGAGGGTTTAGGTATTACTGATATCTATTTGGGAGCGCATCAAAAAGTGAATCAGTTTAGGGAGTATCTTAAAAGTAAAAATATAAAAGCAGAGCATGTTTTGTATATGGGGGATGATATCCCAGACGTTCCCGTTATGAAGTTAGTAGCGCTGCCAACCTGTCCGCAAGATGCCGCCATAGAGGTCAAAGGAATCAGTAAATATGTGTCTCATAAACTAGGGGGCAAAGGAGCAGTAAGAGACGTTATTGAGCAGGTTATGAAAGTTCAGGACAAATGGGATGGCAATTTTGAAGCCAAGTACGATTGA
- a CDS encoding Rossmann-like and DUF2520 domain-containing protein produces the protein MITVVLIGAGNVATHLYKAFSASEKVSVTQWFNRHRETLESYKNEVEIIDDFSNIKEADVYIIAVSDDAISKVSRKLPFKNRLVVHTSGSVIMHDLDKKHRRGVFYPLQTFSKSADIDFLDVPICLEVLDKKDYPLIKTLARAISNNVKRINSDQRAALHLGAVFVNNFTNQLYRVAHEITESQGAEFDLLKPLITETAKKVQNLSPYQAQTGPALRNDKKTIKNHLELIEKSSHKEIYELLTKSIKKTHGR, from the coding sequence ATGATTACAGTTGTACTTATTGGCGCAGGTAATGTTGCCACTCATTTATATAAAGCGTTTTCTGCTTCGGAAAAGGTAAGCGTCACACAATGGTTTAATAGACATCGAGAAACGTTGGAGTCTTATAAAAATGAAGTTGAGATTATCGACGATTTTTCAAATATTAAAGAGGCAGACGTCTATATTATCGCTGTTAGTGATGATGCCATTTCTAAAGTTTCCCGAAAACTACCTTTTAAAAACCGATTGGTAGTGCATACTTCGGGAAGTGTTATCATGCATGATCTTGATAAAAAGCATAGGCGAGGCGTGTTTTATCCGCTTCAAACTTTTTCAAAATCTGCTGACATTGATTTTTTAGACGTTCCAATTTGTTTAGAGGTCTTAGATAAGAAGGACTATCCTTTAATCAAGACATTGGCCCGAGCCATTAGTAATAATGTAAAGCGTATTAATAGTGATCAAAGAGCTGCCTTGCATTTAGGGGCTGTGTTTGTCAATAACTTTACCAACCAACTGTACCGAGTGGCGCATGAGATTACAGAGTCTCAGGGTGCGGAATTCGATTTATTAAAGCCTTTAATTACAGAAACGGCTAAGAAGGTGCAAAACTTATCACCATATCAAGCGCAAACAGGACCAGCACTTAGAAATGACAAAAAAACAATCAAGAACCATTTAGAACTCATAGAAAAGTCTAGCCACAAAGAGATCTATGAACTATTGACCAAATCGATTAAAAAAACCCATGGAAGATAA
- a CDS encoding peroxiredoxin, which produces MFKYFSGFIVFITLSVTLFSCNLNAPDPLEQGTWRAELQLTDTEVLPFNFEVTAKSSLKIFNAEEVIQVNEMTYTNDSVRIQMPVFEGFIKAKHSQGKLKGHFFIESLDRTVPFSADLDNDQRFLVSEAAPTTDVSGSWETVFSPDSEEDRYLGKGVFEQKGKEVTGTFLTTTGDYRYLEGVIDGDDVKLSAFDGSHAFLFTAKVTDSSMTGMFYSGSHWQEPFTAKRNADFELADANELTFLKEGYEQLEFTFPDTNGRPVSLTDKQFKDKVVVVQIMGSWCPNCLDESRYYSEYYNTNSDKDLEFVALAFEYAKSPEAAFENINRLKENLAIGYPILLAQYGSSDKKEAQEKLPMLNHILSYPTSIIIDKKGKVRKIHTGFNGPATGEKFREFKEDFTGFIEQLLAE; this is translated from the coding sequence ATGTTTAAATATTTTAGTGGTTTTATTGTATTCATTACTTTATCTGTTACCCTGTTTTCTTGTAATTTGAATGCTCCAGATCCTTTAGAGCAAGGGACTTGGCGAGCTGAATTACAGTTAACCGATACCGAAGTGCTTCCTTTTAATTTTGAAGTGACTGCTAAATCTTCTTTAAAGATTTTTAATGCAGAAGAGGTCATACAAGTAAATGAAATGACTTACACTAACGATAGTGTACGCATCCAAATGCCCGTTTTTGAAGGATTTATCAAGGCTAAACATAGCCAAGGTAAGTTGAAAGGTCATTTTTTTATAGAAAGTTTGGATAGAACCGTACCTTTTTCGGCAGATCTTGATAATGACCAACGTTTTCTGGTTTCAGAAGCAGCGCCAACCACAGATGTTAGTGGCAGTTGGGAAACGGTATTTAGTCCAGATTCCGAAGAAGATAGGTATTTGGGTAAAGGTGTTTTTGAACAAAAGGGCAAAGAGGTTACCGGTACTTTTTTAACCACAACAGGAGACTATAGGTATTTGGAAGGCGTAATTGATGGCGATGACGTGAAGCTTTCTGCTTTTGATGGATCGCACGCCTTTTTATTTACAGCAAAAGTGACCGATAGTAGCATGACAGGCATGTTTTATTCTGGCAGCCATTGGCAAGAGCCTTTTACAGCAAAACGAAATGCTGATTTTGAATTAGCAGATGCTAACGAACTTACGTTTTTAAAAGAAGGTTATGAGCAATTAGAGTTTACATTTCCAGATACCAATGGACGTCCAGTATCTTTAACCGATAAGCAATTTAAAGATAAGGTAGTCGTGGTTCAAATTATGGGATCTTGGTGTCCTAATTGTTTGGATGAGAGCCGATATTATTCTGAATATTACAACACAAATTCTGATAAAGATCTAGAATTTGTAGCCTTAGCCTTTGAATATGCAAAGAGTCCTGAGGCGGCTTTCGAGAACATCAACCGCCTAAAGGAAAATCTGGCAATAGGGTATCCCATTCTTTTAGCGCAATATGGCTCTTCTGATAAGAAAGAGGCTCAAGAGAAGTTACCAATGCTCAACCATATTTTATCTTATCCAACCTCAATCATTATCGATAAAAAAGGTAAAGTTCGTAAGATTCACACAGGTTTTAATGGTCCTGCAACTGGAGAGAAGTTCAGGGAATTTAAAGAAGATTTCACCGGTTTTATAGAGCAATTGTTAGCAGAGTAA
- the pheT gene encoding phenylalanine--tRNA ligase subunit beta — protein MKISYNWLKQFLKTDWTAEKTGELLTDLGLEIEGIDTYQSVKGGLEGIVVGEVLTCNQHSNADRLKVTTVDIGQDTPLQIVCGAPNVAKGQKVPVATIGTTLYTAEGEAWTIKKGKIRGEESHGMICAEDELGLGKSHDGIMVLDANIKVGTPAAELFEIENDKIFEIGLTPNRADAMSHFGVARDLRAGLIQEDIKTEFITPSVSAFHVENRTLKIDIDVKNNTLAPRYCGLTISGIKVTDSPKWLQNRLKAIGLTPKNNVVDVTNYVLHELGQPLHAFDANKISGNKVIVKTLPEGTVFETLDGVERKLSAEDLMICDAEKPMCIAGVFGGAYSGVTEHTTSIFLESAFFNPVSIRKTAKRHALNTDASFRFERGIDPNITEYALKRAALLIQEIAGGDVTSDLMDFYPKKIEDFQVRVSFENAKKLIGEDLPKETIKSILTSLEIKINNVTETGLGLTVPAYRNDVQREADVIEEILRVYGYNNIKTTEKLNASISNTSRFEDFKLQNIIGNQLASQGFFEILSNSLTTPKYIALTEDLKDDHSVEMLNPLSNDLSVMRQSLLFSGLEAVRHNLNRKRQDLKLFEFGKTYHNYSESREEFKHLSLFLTGNKTQRRWNSSETKSDFFYMKGVVNAILSRLGITGHRVSAIDKDFFSEGICLSLGKERLVEFGLVSKRVLKHFDIDQEVLFADFNWDNIIKLVRHHNVMFKDIPKYPEVRRDFALLINDAVSFGDIDHIASQTEKRLLIDVDLFDVYQGKNLPKGKKSYAVSFVFQDEQKTMTDKQVDKIMNKLQANFEKELGAELR, from the coding sequence ATGAAAATTTCATATAACTGGCTCAAGCAGTTCTTAAAAACCGATTGGACGGCAGAAAAAACTGGCGAACTCTTAACCGATTTAGGATTAGAGATTGAAGGCATTGACACCTATCAATCTGTAAAAGGCGGATTAGAAGGAATTGTTGTTGGAGAGGTCTTGACCTGTAACCAACATAGCAATGCCGACCGTTTAAAAGTAACCACTGTAGACATTGGTCAAGACACCCCATTACAAATTGTATGTGGCGCGCCCAATGTTGCCAAAGGACAGAAGGTACCGGTTGCCACTATTGGCACGACTTTATATACTGCGGAAGGTGAAGCTTGGACCATTAAAAAAGGTAAGATTAGAGGAGAGGAAAGTCACGGAATGATTTGCGCTGAAGATGAACTTGGATTGGGCAAATCCCATGACGGGATTATGGTTTTAGATGCAAATATTAAAGTAGGTACTCCAGCTGCAGAACTCTTCGAGATAGAAAATGACAAGATTTTTGAAATCGGACTTACGCCTAATCGGGCTGATGCCATGAGTCATTTTGGAGTCGCACGTGATCTTAGAGCGGGTCTAATACAAGAAGATATTAAAACCGAATTCATAACCCCTTCGGTAAGTGCATTTCACGTCGAAAACAGAACGCTAAAAATTGACATCGATGTTAAAAATAACACTTTGGCCCCGAGGTATTGTGGCCTTACCATTTCTGGCATTAAAGTAACAGACTCCCCAAAATGGTTACAAAACCGATTGAAGGCCATTGGCTTGACACCAAAAAATAATGTTGTAGACGTTACTAATTATGTGTTGCATGAATTAGGGCAACCATTGCACGCTTTTGATGCTAATAAAATTTCAGGTAATAAAGTCATTGTAAAAACTCTTCCAGAAGGAACAGTTTTTGAAACTCTAGATGGTGTTGAACGAAAGTTGAGTGCAGAAGATCTCATGATCTGTGATGCAGAAAAACCAATGTGCATAGCAGGTGTTTTTGGAGGTGCTTATTCTGGCGTGACCGAACATACCACGAGTATCTTTTTAGAGAGTGCTTTCTTTAATCCCGTGAGCATTAGAAAAACAGCTAAAAGACATGCCCTTAATACAGATGCGTCATTTAGATTTGAGCGCGGTATTGATCCAAATATTACTGAATATGCTTTAAAAAGAGCAGCATTACTCATTCAGGAAATAGCCGGAGGTGATGTTACCAGTGATTTAATGGATTTCTACCCTAAGAAAATTGAAGATTTCCAAGTTCGTGTAAGTTTTGAGAATGCTAAAAAGTTAATTGGCGAAGATCTTCCGAAGGAAACCATTAAGAGCATTTTGACCTCCCTAGAAATCAAAATCAACAACGTTACCGAAACCGGATTAGGCCTTACCGTCCCTGCCTATAGAAACGATGTGCAACGTGAAGCCGATGTTATAGAGGAAATCCTTAGAGTTTATGGTTACAATAATATCAAGACCACTGAAAAACTCAATGCTTCCATATCTAATACCTCAAGATTTGAGGATTTTAAATTGCAGAATATTATAGGAAATCAATTGGCCTCTCAAGGTTTTTTTGAAATTCTTTCCAACTCGTTGACGACTCCTAAGTACATAGCGCTAACCGAAGATCTTAAGGATGACCATAGCGTAGAGATGCTAAATCCTTTGAGTAACGATCTTAGCGTGATGCGACAAAGTTTATTATTCTCAGGATTAGAAGCTGTGAGACATAATTTAAACCGTAAACGACAAGATCTCAAATTATTTGAGTTTGGTAAAACATACCATAATTACAGTGAAAGCCGAGAAGAATTTAAGCATCTTTCTCTGTTTTTAACCGGTAACAAAACCCAAAGACGTTGGAACAGTTCTGAAACAAAGAGTGATTTCTTTTATATGAAAGGCGTCGTAAATGCGATATTGAGCCGTTTGGGAATCACTGGTCACAGGGTCTCTGCTATTGATAAGGATTTCTTTTCAGAAGGTATTTGCTTGTCTTTAGGCAAAGAACGTTTAGTAGAATTTGGCCTTGTGAGCAAGCGTGTTTTAAAACATTTTGATATTGATCAAGAGGTTTTATTTGCCGATTTTAATTGGGATAATATCATAAAGTTAGTTAGACATCACAATGTGATGTTTAAGGATATCCCTAAATATCCAGAAGTAAGACGTGATTTTGCATTATTAATTAATGACGCGGTTTCTTTTGGAGATATTGATCACATTGCGTCTCAAACTGAAAAAAGATTATTGATTGACGTCGATCTTTTTGATGTATACCAAGGCAAAAATCTTCCTAAAGGCAAGAAAAGTTATGCTGTAAGTTTTGTGTTTCAAGATGAACAAAAGACAATGACGGATAAGCAGGTCGATAAAATAATGAACAAGTTGCAAGCTAATTTTGAGAAAGAACTTGGTGCTGAATTACGCTAA
- a CDS encoding phosphatase PAP2 family protein, whose amino-acid sequence MKLAFLLFGIALLFGHLHITAQNLDPSKPSDTSSYWQLIKYDAQYTLKSVGHGFSRPLYWKGKDYAKMGILFAGTAAMTLADDPVRDFVSNGKKNVPEVLRDFGWYFGSPQNYFLANAGLYGFGVLTKNEKIRKTSVLIISSSITTGLMQTFLKNAVGRQRPNANDDNLNFSPFSKSGAFHSFPSGHTVLSITMAHAIAKQFDNIWIKAGVYAIGAIPPASRLIDDAHWISDVAFSAALSIIVVDSMDKFLFNENAYSYPQKKKSVSWNFCFGANTIGIVGTF is encoded by the coding sequence TTGAAACTAGCATTTCTGCTTTTTGGGATCGCTCTTTTGTTTGGTCATCTACACATAACAGCGCAAAATTTAGATCCATCTAAGCCTAGTGATACGTCTTCATATTGGCAATTAATAAAATATGATGCCCAATACACCTTAAAAAGTGTTGGGCATGGATTTTCACGCCCTCTATATTGGAAAGGAAAAGATTATGCCAAAATGGGAATTTTATTTGCAGGTACCGCAGCTATGACCTTAGCAGATGATCCTGTTAGGGATTTTGTATCTAATGGTAAAAAAAATGTTCCTGAGGTATTACGAGACTTCGGATGGTATTTTGGGAGCCCGCAAAATTACTTTTTGGCCAATGCTGGTCTTTATGGTTTTGGTGTGCTTACAAAAAACGAAAAAATCAGAAAAACCAGTGTGCTCATTATTAGTTCATCTATAACTACAGGCCTAATGCAAACCTTCTTGAAAAATGCTGTGGGGAGACAACGACCAAATGCCAATGACGATAACTTAAATTTCTCGCCTTTTTCCAAGTCGGGTGCTTTCCATTCCTTTCCATCCGGACACACCGTACTCTCCATCACTATGGCACACGCTATTGCGAAACAGTTTGACAATATATGGATCAAAGCTGGGGTGTATGCCATTGGAGCCATACCACCAGCATCAAGATTGATCGATGACGCTCATTGGATCTCAGACGTCGCCTTTAGCGCTGCCTTGAGCATTATAGTCGTGGATAGTATGGATAAGTTTCTATTCAATGAAAACGCTTATAGCTATCCCCAAAAAAAGAAATCCGTTTCATGGAATTTTTGTTTCGGAGCAAATACAATTGGTATCGTGGGAACATTTTAA
- the tpx gene encoding thiol peroxidase, producing MATITLKGSEIHTSGQLPKKGTKAPDFKLTSTDLQEKSLSDFSGHNLVLNIFPSVDTGVCATSVREFNEKASGLDNTKVLCISRDLPFALDRFCAAEGLENVVNLSDFKDGNFGKSYGAAITDSAFEGLLSRAVVVVNPDGEVIYTEQVSEIADEPNYKAALDALN from the coding sequence ATGGCAACAATAACTCTAAAAGGTTCTGAAATTCACACGTCTGGTCAACTTCCTAAAAAAGGAACAAAAGCTCCAGATTTCAAATTAACTTCAACTGATTTACAGGAAAAATCACTTTCAGATTTTTCTGGTCACAATCTCGTTTTAAACATTTTTCCTAGTGTAGATACTGGTGTTTGCGCAACATCTGTTAGGGAATTTAATGAAAAAGCTAGTGGATTGGATAATACGAAAGTACTATGCATTTCTAGAGATTTACCCTTTGCACTAGATCGTTTTTGTGCTGCAGAGGGATTGGAAAATGTTGTAAATCTTTCCGATTTTAAAGATGGAAATTTCGGCAAATCTTATGGCGCGGCAATTACAGACAGTGCGTTTGAGGGGCTTCTCTCTAGGGCTGTAGTAGTTGTGAACCCTGATGGTGAAGTCATTTACACAGAGCAAGTTAGTGAAATTGCTGATGAACCAAATTATAAAGCTGCTTTGGATGCCTTAAACTAA